GATCGTAAAGGGCGCTTTGATAGCCAGAGGAGAAATCGATCGAAAGATCATTTTTACATCGGCGGCAGAGCATCCCAAAATGCACGACTGGTCGGGCATCCGCATCATAAACATGAAGCAACCGGCGCAGTTTGAGTATGTGATCGTGGAATACGCCTACAACGGTTTTGACATCAAAAAAAGCGATCCGTTAATTCGCAATTCACAGATCAGGTACAACTACAATGCCGGCTTACGCATCGCGGTGCGTTCCGAAGCCAAACTAATCGGCAATATCATCCAGGACAACGGCTACGCGGGCGTTATTTGCGAAACAGGAGCAAGGCCCGTTTTGACCGACAATATGATCACCAAAAATCAGATCGGCGTTATCATTTTCGGTACGGCCAAACCGAACCTGGGAGATTTAAGTAAAAAGGACGGCCAGCAGGGACGCAACGGTTTGTTCGAAAATTACGAGTACGATGTGTACAATCATGGCAGCAATGATATTCTGGCCGAAGGCAATTCCTGGGGCACTGAGGATAAACAAACCATTTTAGAACGCATCTTCGACGGCCAGGATTCGCCGCAATACGGTATAGTCGATTTTAATCCGATTGTGGGTAATATCGATCTGGATCGCAAAATTTTAATTGCCCAGCAACCTGAGAACTATCTGGCCTTGCAACCTCCGGCGCAGGATTCCATGGCTGAGGCGCCGGCCAGCGCAGAAGCGACGACTTCCCTTCCGCAAATTCCGCTGGAGCAGGATACCATTCCCATGGCCAGGCCGGTGGAATTGGCTGTGGCGGAAAGCGTGGCCCAAACGCCGCCGGAAACCATCGACACGGCAGAGCAGACCGCGAGCAGCGCAGAAGAACCTGCTGAAACGCAACATCAAATCGATTTTGACCAGATCTTTTTAGATGTTTTTCTGGATAAAAAACTGACCATGAAAAAGAAAGTAGCGCCGGTGGTGGACAATCCCGAGCGGGGGATGAACGATCATGGTAATGTGATTATTCGCGTGATTGTGGGCAAGGACGGCCGGGTAGAACAGGCCGAAGTGCTGAGGAGTTTGAATTATTATTACGACGCCCTGGCTTTAAAAGCCGCCAGACAATTTGTTTTTGAACCGGGAACGGTAAAAGGCGTAAAAGTTCGTTTTTCGACAACGTTGGTGTTTAAATTCTAAAACGGAGTAAGGTAAATTGAACAGGAAACGGAAACTGTATGTGGCCATTGCAGGAAATATTGGCGCCGGAAAAACAACCTTAACGCGCATGCTGAGCCAAAAATTGGGCTGGAAAGCCTATTATGAAAAGGTGATTGATAATCCGTATCTTGAAGATTTTTACAAAGATATGAAGCGCTGGAGTTTTCATCTGCAAATCTTTTTTCTGTCCCATCGCTTTAAAACCCAGCAGGAAATTACCGAATGGCCGGGCTCCTGCATCCAGGACCGCAGCATTTACGAGGATGCGGAGATTTTTGCCGCCACCCTGCACAAACAGGGCTTCATGTCCGATCGCGATTTTGATAATTACAAAGCGCTGTTCGAAATCATGACCAGCTATTTGCGCAAACCGGACCTGATTATTTACTTGCAGGCTTCGACGGAGCGGCTGTTCCAGCACATCAAAAAGCGGGGGCGCGCTTACGAGCAGCAGATCGTTCGCGATTACCTGGAGCAGCTTAATCAGGCGTATGAAGAATGGATTGAGCGCGCCCGCACAGAAGGCATGAATGTTTTTACTTTTAATATGGAGCACCGCGATTTTGAGCACAATGAACGTGATTTTAATATTTTGTACAAATCCATTCGCGATCTGGAAAATCAAACGTGGATAGAAGGTGTTTATTAATTACCTACTATTTTCCGCCTACCGGCGGCGGCGGGGTACAACGCCTTACCAAGCTGATTAAATACGCCAGTCGCGAAGGCTGGCAATTTACCGTGGTGGCGGCGGATGAAGCGTCGAATCTCATCGTTCGCGATGAATCGCTGTTAAAAGAAATACCCTCTTCTACGCGCGTTGTTCGTGTGCCGTTTAATGCCCTGCAAGCCCAAAAAGTGGGCGCCCGCTCCACCTATTTTAAACGCTGGCTGAGCGCTTTTTTATTTTTACCCGATAGCCGCAAAAAGTGGGCGCAAAGAGCCTGGCAAACCATTCAACGGTTATTACAAAAAGAGACGTTTGATCTGGTCCTGGTTTCCATCCCGCCTTATTCGCTATCGTTTTTAATCCCAAAGATTGAAAACGCTTTTCATATTCCCACCGTACTCGATTTACGCGATCCGTGGACGTTAAATCCTTACAAAATTCATCCCACGCCGCTTCATCGCTGGCTGGACTGGAAGATGGAGAAGAAGATCGTCGGCAGGGTAAAAGCAGGGATTTCTGCTTACGCCCGGGTGGCGCAATATTATGCCGCAAACATTGCCGGCTTTAATCAAGACAACTGGGCGATCATTCCGAACGGCTACGACGAAGCGGATTTTAACGGTATTAAAACGGGTACCGTTGTAAAAGACGGTTGGTTCCGCATAGGTTTTTCAGGCACTATTTACTCGCATTTGAATCATCCCACGCCTTTATTCAGGGCGCTGGCGGCGCTTAAAGCGCGCAAGCCAGAATCAGCAGAAAAGATACGCTTTGTGCATGTGGGCAAATCGCACATCGATTTAAAAAAACTGGCTTCCAGATTTGGTCTGGAGACGCAGGTAGAAACGACCGGTTATTTGCCGCATCGCCAGGCTCTGGAAAAATTGAACCAGATGGACAGCCTGTGTTTTATACTGGATGACAGCGATGCGCGCAGCAGGTTTACCATTGGCGGCAAAGTTTACGAATATCTGCGTTTGAAAAAGCCGATATTGGCGCTTGTGCCGGAAGAAGGCGAAGCAGCCGATTTAATTAACAAAACAAACTCGGGCGTAGTAATCGGCCCGAAGAAAAAAGAGCAGATAGCCGCCGTACTGTTCAACTGGCTGAATGGTCGGCAGTTTGAATTTGCCTTTCAGAACATCGAACCGTTTCGCCGTGATTACCAGGCAAGGCAGTTTGTGCAGCTGTTTGAAAGAGCGGTTAAAAACACAACGGCGGTTAAATAATTACCATTGGCGCTTAGCGAAAAAAGTAAGATTAATGCTAAGCGCTGGTATCCGCCCTGTGCAGGACGTCTTTCCTGGTTGGTTTTCCTGCTGCATCATCCTTTTTATTTTATTAAAAATTTAAGGACACGGTTTTAAAAAATAACGACTTCGTTTTATTCCTTGACTTTTATACGATTTATTCTTATATATTTTACATTAAAAAGCGTAGTAAAAATTTTAGCCTTGTTCGGAAGTTTATTTTTTCTTAGTAAAGCAGCGTGCCTGTTTGTAAAAGAATAAATACGAGGACGTTTTCCCAATTCGAAGTGTAAAAAATAAAAGAGGTTTGCACAACCAAACATTCAACCACATGCCTTCAGCTGGCGGCGATTTGAAAGGGTGGTGTAGTTGTGCGCTGCCCTGCTGGGTTGAAAATACGGTGAAATAATTTTGGCACTGGTTAGCTCATCGTTATGTGCTTATAATAAATTAAATCAATAAAAAGGCAGTAATTAATGGATAAAGGTGCTCATTTCTATAAATGTGATTTTCAAGTTCATACACCAAGAGACATAAATTGGGTTGGTGATAGACCAGTATCAGAAGAAGATAGAAAAGCATATGCGGATGAATTTGTAAGAAAATGTAGAGAATTAGGAATAAATGCAGTTGCAATAACTGATCATCATGATTTTGGGTTTTATCCATACATAAAAAAGGCTGCAGATAACGAATTAGATGATTTGGGTAATCCAATTCCAGAAGAGGATAAATTAGTTGTTTTCCCGGGGCTTGAGCTTACTTTATCTACTCCACCTTGTCAAGCAATTTTAATTATTGATGAAGAATATCCAATTAATGCTTTAGAGCAAATTTTGCATTTATTAGGTATCACTCCCAATTCTTCGGAAGATCCAACAACAGTGGAAACCGCTCCAATAACGAATACGTTAGTAAATGGTTTTCAAGAACTTTATGATAAACTAAATTCTATTGATTTGCTTAAAAATAGATTTATTGTTTTCCCGAATGTTAGCGAAGGTGGAAGACATACTCTACTTAGAGCAGGAAACTCGGAACAATATAAAAAAATGCCTTGTGTCGGTGGCTATGTAGATGGTTCTTTATCTCAATTAGGTACTGGTAAGCATAATATTATTAATGGGAAAGCAAGAGAATGGGGTTTTAAAAGTATTGCTGTATTCCAAACATCTGATAACCGCCATAGAGACTTTCGATTACTTGGTCAACATACTACATGGGTAAAATGGGCAGAACCAACGGCAGAGGCTCTTAGACAAGCTTGTTTGGCGAAAGAATCAAGATTATCTCAGGAGATTCCAGAGCTTCCCCAAATATTTATCACTCAAATTGATGTTACAAATTCGAAGTTTTTGGGTTCGTTCTCTATCAAATTTAATCAGCAATATAACGCAATAATTGGTGGGCGTGGAACGGGTAAGTCCACAATACTAGAATATTTAAGATGGGGATTATGTGATCAAACCCCTTCCAGTTATGAAGAAGAGCAATCAGAAATAGAAAAAAGAAGACAAAACTTTATTAAAAAAACCTTGATCCTTTTTTCTGGTGAAGTAAGGATTACATTTAATTTAAATGGTATCAATCATATAATAAAAAGGAATTCTGTTAATAATGAAATAAAATTGAAAATAGGTGCTTCCGATTTTGAATTAGTAACAGAAGAAGATATAAGAAAATTATTACCTATTCAAGCATACAGTCAAAAGCAATTAAGTAGTGTTGGAATTAAGACAAAAGAATTAAAGCGTTTTATAGAACAACCAATTTCCAATCAACTCAATCAAATCAAATTGAAATTATATGATAATGCTAAGAAAACTACAAAATCATATAATGATTTAATTAGAAAAAAACAGATTCAATATGAACTGGAACAAATTAGTCTTGAAATCAAATCGCTTACTAGTCAAGTAGAAAATTTGAGGAAGTCTTTAACAGGTGTTTCAGAAAAAGACAAAAAAATAATTGCTAAAAAACCAAAATATGATGCTGAAGAAAATATATTGGATAAAGTCAAGAATGAAATATCAATTATTTCAGACAAAATAGACGAACTTTTAATATCTCTTTCTAAATATCCTGAAGAGTTTCCTAAAGATATCGAATTTGAAAACAAAGAATTGATGCAACAAATTGAGAATCTAGTATTAAGAAAATTTGAAGAAATAAAAGGAATTGCAAAAAAATTAAAGGATTCATTGACTGAAGAAAATTTAAAAAACTTAAATAATCTGTTCATTGAATGGCAAAATCTCAAATCTAAATTTGAAACCAATTATGAAGCTGCAAAGGGAAGGACTTCTTCAAATCGGTCACAATTAGAAGAAATTAAAAGGTTAGAGTCAAGACTTCAGGACTTGTCAATATCTGTTAACGAAAGAAATTCTATTTTGAAAGAAATTGGTAATCCTGAGTTAGAATTTGAAAAGTTCCGTGAAGAATGGCTTCAGTTACATAAGGAAAAAATTGATCTTTTAAATAATCAAGCTCAGAAATTTGCTCAATTATCTAATGGACTTATTAGAGCTTATATTTCTAAAGGAATAGATATTCATTCAATCAAAGAAAGTTTGAATACTGCTTTTAATAAAACAAGGATACGGGAAGATAGAGTTCAGGCAATTTGTGATTACATAATGGAAAATGAAAATCCGTTAAACATTTGGTATGAAATATTAAATGAACTTAGAATTCTTGCTGAATTACAATTTTCAGAAGAAAAAAATATTGAAATTCCTGAAGTTAATCATTTATCTTCTTGTGGTTTTAATCAGAAGAATATAAAAAAAATAATTGAATTATTTACTCCTGAAAAATGGATATCTATAGCTGCTAGTGAAATAGAGTTTAGCCCTAACTTTCAATATTGTACTAATAATCAATTAGGTGACATAATTCCTTTTTCAGAAGCATCTGCCGGTCAACAAGCTACAGCATTACTAACTGTACTTTTAAATCAATCTGGTACACCTTTAATTATTGATCAACCTGAAGATGACATAGATAATAAAGCAATTGGTGAAATTATTGATAATATTTGGACGGCAAAGCAAAAACGGCAATTAATCTTCTCAAGCCATAATGCAAATTTAGTAGTTAATGGTGACGCAGAGCTGGTTATTTGTTGTGATTATAGAGATACCAGTAGCCAAACAAGGGGAATTATAAAAGCTGAAGGAGCTATTGATTCTACCATTATAAGAAATGAGATTACATCAGTTATGGAAGGCGGTGAAAAGGCATTTCGATTAAGGAAAGAAAAGTATGGGTTCTAAAAATTTATCACATAACAAATCGCTCCACCTGACCGCTATTCCGCTGGCGCTCCATAGCGGCTGGTTAGCTCTTTCGTTAAACGTACATATTTGCCTTTATGGTCGCGGCAACTTAGAGGAAGTGAAAAGCCTTTTTTGTTAAGATCAAATAACGGCATGTAAGCGCGGCAAAAAGTCCATTGAGTTGAAATAGCTTTTTTTATTTAAGGTGTGGTCTTTTTGCCTTGATCTAAATACGTTGTAAAAAAATAGCGTTGCTGCTTGCCTGGCGCAGGTTTGTTTGGTATTTTGTAGTAAAGTTAGTTAACGTAATTTGTTCAGGCGTTTAACAGGTCGCTTAATGTTAATTGAAATTTTGGGTTGATAATTTGTTGGGAGTTGGATAGATTGGATATAGATGTGTAATAAAGATAAAAGGAGATATGTAGTATGTCGAATGTAAAAGAAGTAATGAAAAAAATTATCCAAGAACAGCCCGATGATGCATCATACGAAGAGATAATGCGCGAACTTGCTTTTGAGGGAATGATTGAACGAGGATTAGAAGATTCACGTAAGGGCAGAGTGATCAGTAATGATGAAATGGAGCAGCGCATTCGTTCATGGCACAAATAAGATGGACACCAGAAGCCGAAAGATGGTTGAGAGAGATTTATAACTATATTGCCCAGGACAATGGAAGCGCTGCACAGAGAGTTGTAACGGGGATTTATAAAAAAGCACAAATCCTTAAAGATTTCCCTGAGATTGGTTATAAGCACAGATCTGAGCCCGAAGGAGATATAAGAATCCTTCTGTATGGGCATTATCGTATCGCATATCTCGTTAGAGAAAATGAGGTGATTGATATTTTGGGAGTGTTCCATGGTGCAATGGATATAGATAGATATCTAAAGATTCTGGCCTAATAACTCATTCCAGAGGACGGCGTAAACGCCGCCGCTGAATTCAAGCGTTGTGCACCTCAGGAAAATTTGCTATTCACAAAATATTTTAGCATTTTTGATATATGAAAAACGACTTGAAAAATATTAGAACCAAATTGCGCAAAGAATTGCCCAAGCTACGTTCAGAGTTTTACGTAAACTCTCTGGAAATATTTGGTTCTTTCGTTCGTAATGAGCAGACGGCAGATAGTGATTTGGATATTTTAGTTACTTTTTCTCAAGCGCCTTCATTATTTAAGTTTATTGAATTGGAAGAATATTTGAGCGGAATACTTGGCATAAAGGTCGATTTAGTAATGAAGAGCTCATTAAAACCCCATATTGGCAAAAGAATAATTTCAGAAGCCAAATCGATATTATGAAAGATAAAGATAGAATAATCCTTGACTATTTAAATGATATATTAGATTCTATAATTAAGATAAAGTCCTTCCTTAAAGATGTTGATTATCCCATTTTTCAAAAAGATGTAAAAACTCAATACGCCGTTATTAGAGCATTAGAGATTATTGGTGAAGCATCCAAGAAAATCCCACAAGAAGTAAAAGATAATTATTCATGGATACCCTGGCGTTTTATGGCCGGGATGCGCGATAAATTAATCCATGATTATTTTGGTATAGATATTCAGGTAATTTGGAATACCGCTACTAAAGATATTTTAAAATTAGAAGAAGAAATAAAAAATATGGTTTCTTCTTATTTGAAATAATCTCTAAGAGTGGTAGGCGGGGCACAACACGCCAATCAAGCCGACAAAAAAACACATCTGGTCTTTTGGAATTTGGCAAATTTATTAAGTGTTTTTTTGCGGCTTATCGGCAGGCCGTTAAACGCTTGAAGGATTAAAAGCTGATTATGTTAGCTAAAATCGTTGAGAGTTATAAATCTTTCTTAAGTGTGAAGTATGAGTCCCATTACAAACTATTCTGTAACCGTTTGGGGGACAAACCAGAGGGCGCAAGAGCTGAGGCCGTGACATTCTCTTGGCTTAGGTCTCAGTTTGAAGAAGTGACTATTGCAGAAGACGTTGTAACGGGAGGTGCCGACTTTCTCTGCGTATCAGGAAATGACAAAATCATAGTGGAAGTTACGTGTGCTGAAAGTGAAGCGGTCTCTACTCAGTCATATTTGCCCAATCGCGTTCCAGAGAACGGTTCTGGAGGTTCATTCAGGATGATTACACACAAGTTGAGAACAAAAGCGTCTGAAAAAGCGTCTCAATTGTCGGACTACAGAATGCCCCGGGTACTGGCGATCACCTGCGAACATGTTGCTGCTGACGTCCTGTTAGGACCACTCGGAGCCGAAATGTTACTTACAAGCGATCCAAAGATACGCGTACCGATAGCCACTGGAAAATCCATCGACGAGAGAATTTATATGACAACGGATTTAAAAGATTCTGTTTTTTTTAGGTTCAATAAAGGAACTGTTGAACCATGTAGACAAAGCATATCCGCCATATTCTTGATCAGTATTTTGGCAGACAAGTTGTTAGTCGTTGGCATTCTCCATCCTCAACCGCGGCACGTACTTACTATCAGCATGTTGCCTTTGGTACCATTTTTACGAATAAAAAAATGGCCTCCAGAAAACCATAGGATTGAAACTGAATGGGTTATTCATAGCCCTAAACCGGCTGCGTTTTATCACCAGGAAATAACTTTTAATGAAAAGGAAT
This sequence is a window from Caldithrix abyssi DSM 13497. Protein-coding genes within it:
- a CDS encoding TonB family protein; this encodes MKRTPFNKRFNQIAALVLLTAWGVCAQTTVIRQASISGQTRWSGVVLVQGDVTIERGARLIIEPGTIIKFATSDAHRSGADRTRCELIVKGALIARGEIDRKIIFTSAAEHPKMHDWSGIRIINMKQPAQFEYVIVEYAYNGFDIKKSDPLIRNSQIRYNYNAGLRIAVRSEAKLIGNIIQDNGYAGVICETGARPVLTDNMITKNQIGVIIFGTAKPNLGDLSKKDGQQGRNGLFENYEYDVYNHGSNDILAEGNSWGTEDKQTILERIFDGQDSPQYGIVDFNPIVGNIDLDRKILIAQQPENYLALQPPAQDSMAEAPASAEATTSLPQIPLEQDTIPMARPVELAVAESVAQTPPETIDTAEQTASSAEEPAETQHQIDFDQIFLDVFLDKKLTMKKKVAPVVDNPERGMNDHGNVIIRVIVGKDGRVEQAEVLRSLNYYYDALALKAARQFVFEPGTVKGVKVRFSTTLVFKF
- a CDS encoding deoxynucleoside kinase — protein: MNRKRKLYVAIAGNIGAGKTTLTRMLSQKLGWKAYYEKVIDNPYLEDFYKDMKRWSFHLQIFFLSHRFKTQQEITEWPGSCIQDRSIYEDAEIFAATLHKQGFMSDRDFDNYKALFEIMTSYLRKPDLIIYLQASTERLFQHIKKRGRAYEQQIVRDYLEQLNQAYEEWIERARTEGMNVFTFNMEHRDFEHNERDFNILYKSIRDLENQTWIEGVY
- a CDS encoding glycosyltransferase; translation: MDRRCLLITYYFPPTGGGGVQRLTKLIKYASREGWQFTVVAADEASNLIVRDESLLKEIPSSTRVVRVPFNALQAQKVGARSTYFKRWLSAFLFLPDSRKKWAQRAWQTIQRLLQKETFDLVLVSIPPYSLSFLIPKIENAFHIPTVLDLRDPWTLNPYKIHPTPLHRWLDWKMEKKIVGRVKAGISAYARVAQYYAANIAGFNQDNWAIIPNGYDEADFNGIKTGTVVKDGWFRIGFSGTIYSHLNHPTPLFRALAALKARKPESAEKIRFVHVGKSHIDLKKLASRFGLETQVETTGYLPHRQALEKLNQMDSLCFILDDSDARSRFTIGGKVYEYLRLKKPILALVPEEGEAADLINKTNSGVVIGPKKKEQIAAVLFNWLNGRQFEFAFQNIEPFRRDYQARQFVQLFERAVKNTTAVK
- a CDS encoding TrlF family AAA-like ATPase — its product is MDKGAHFYKCDFQVHTPRDINWVGDRPVSEEDRKAYADEFVRKCRELGINAVAITDHHDFGFYPYIKKAADNELDDLGNPIPEEDKLVVFPGLELTLSTPPCQAILIIDEEYPINALEQILHLLGITPNSSEDPTTVETAPITNTLVNGFQELYDKLNSIDLLKNRFIVFPNVSEGGRHTLLRAGNSEQYKKMPCVGGYVDGSLSQLGTGKHNIINGKAREWGFKSIAVFQTSDNRHRDFRLLGQHTTWVKWAEPTAEALRQACLAKESRLSQEIPELPQIFITQIDVTNSKFLGSFSIKFNQQYNAIIGGRGTGKSTILEYLRWGLCDQTPSSYEEEQSEIEKRRQNFIKKTLILFSGEVRITFNLNGINHIIKRNSVNNEIKLKIGASDFELVTEEDIRKLLPIQAYSQKQLSSVGIKTKELKRFIEQPISNQLNQIKLKLYDNAKKTTKSYNDLIRKKQIQYELEQISLEIKSLTSQVENLRKSLTGVSEKDKKIIAKKPKYDAEENILDKVKNEISIISDKIDELLISLSKYPEEFPKDIEFENKELMQQIENLVLRKFEEIKGIAKKLKDSLTEENLKNLNNLFIEWQNLKSKFETNYEAAKGRTSSNRSQLEEIKRLESRLQDLSISVNERNSILKEIGNPELEFEKFREEWLQLHKEKIDLLNNQAQKFAQLSNGLIRAYISKGIDIHSIKESLNTAFNKTRIREDRVQAICDYIMENENPLNIWYEILNELRILAELQFSEEKNIEIPEVNHLSSCGFNQKNIKKIIELFTPEKWISIAASEIEFSPNFQYCTNNQLGDIIPFSEASAGQQATALLTVLLNQSGTPLIIDQPEDDIDNKAIGEIIDNIWTAKQKRQLIFSSHNANLVVNGDAELVICCDYRDTSSQTRGIIKAEGAIDSTIIRNEITSVMEGGEKAFRLRKEKYGF
- a CDS encoding type II toxin-antitoxin system RelE/ParE family toxin encodes the protein MAQIRWTPEAERWLREIYNYIAQDNGSAAQRVVTGIYKKAQILKDFPEIGYKHRSEPEGDIRILLYGHYRIAYLVRENEVIDILGVFHGAMDIDRYLKILA
- a CDS encoding nucleotidyltransferase family protein — protein: MKNDLKNIRTKLRKELPKLRSEFYVNSLEIFGSFVRNEQTADSDLDILVTFSQAPSLFKFIELEEYLSGILGIKVDLVMKSSLKPHIGKRIISEAKSIL
- a CDS encoding DUF86 domain-containing protein translates to MKDKDRIILDYLNDILDSIIKIKSFLKDVDYPIFQKDVKTQYAVIRALEIIGEASKKIPQEVKDNYSWIPWRFMAGMRDKLIHDYFGIDIQVIWNTATKDILKLEEEIKNMVSSYLK